From a single Solenopsis invicta isolate M01_SB chromosome 6, UNIL_Sinv_3.0, whole genome shotgun sequence genomic region:
- the LOC105193892 gene encoding cytochrome P450 4C1: MFIIILLLIFILFLTCHYYAQYISNRRLMNKIPGHVSYITLNSIMLGCGSREELWKILINFADQFYPIFKLWSFSVPLISIRHPNDLEIILKNTKHLEKGIFYDALHPFSGTSLFTSTGSKWQSRRRLLTPIFHFNALQQFTEILIEEGESMANSLKNAADTITKDLVPFISEHTLNAICEAVVGISPQKMGSFQHQYWTAVYRINEFIIYRSLRLWAHNDWIFSLTPKGREQTKVLKLLHGFTEKIIEERKIYHKHNGQYLRNLIKGTVATNAETIGIQKKRLAMLDFLIMASQENFLTDSDIKEEVNGFIFKGNETVAMGICFALSLLAEHKDIQDCARKEINTIMQQNQGKLTMKLLQDLQYLERCIQETLRLYPSMLLMARITSEDTQLQSHLIPAGAMMLLNIFGVHRDSNFWLNPEIFDPDRFLPENIQNRHLYSYIPFSAGPRKCIGQRFALLMMKAMIVPLIHNFYLEPVDYLKDVRMGINLICRPLNSHRIKFIPIATKST, from the exons atgtttattattatattattacttatttttattctatttttaacatGTCATTATTATGCTCAATATATATCAAATCGAagattaatgaataaaataccaGGACATGTGTCTTATATAACTCTTAATAGCATAATGCTGGGATGTGGTTCACGAg AGGAACTTTGGAagattctaattaattttgctGATCAGTTTTAtcccatttttaaattatggaGCTTTTCTGTACCTTTGATTTCTATTCGTCATCCTAATGATTTAgag ataattctaaaaaatacaaaacatctTGAAAAGGGTATATTTTATGATGCATTACATCCTTTTAGCGGCACGAGTCTTTTTACTAGTACAG gCTCCAAATGGCAATCACGGAGAAGACTATTAACTCCTATATTCCATTTCAATGCATTACAACAGTTTACTGAGATTTTAATCGAGGAGGGCGAGAGTATGGCAAATTCTTTGAAGAATGCAGCAGACACTATTACAAAAGACTTAGTCCCATTTATCAGTGAACATACACTGAACGCAATATGTG AAGCTGTTGTAGGGATTTCTCCGCAAAAAATGGGTTCATTTCAACATCAGTATTGGACAGCGGTTTACCGgataaatgaatttattatttatag GTCTCTCAGGCTATGGGCGCATAACGATTGGATATTTTCGTTAACGCCAAAAGGTAGAGAACAAACAAAGGTCTTAAAGTTATTGCACGGATTTACAGAAAAA ATTATtgaggaaagaaaaatttatcataaacacaATGGACAATACTTGAGGAATCTTATCAAAGGTACAGTGGCAACTAATGCAGAAACCATTGGAA ttcaaaaaaAGCGGCTCGCAATGttggattttttaataatggcgTCTCAAGAGAATTTTTTAACCGATTCCGACATTAAAGAAGAAGTCAATGGTTTTATATTTAAG GGTAATGAAACTGTAGCGATGGGTATATGCTTTGCTTTGTCACTACTGGCCGAACATAAAGATATTCAG GATTGTGccagaaaagaaattaatactATTATGCAACAGAATCAAGGAAAACTTACCATGAAATTGCTGCAAGATTTGCAATATTTAGAGAGATGTATACAAGAAACGTTACGTTTATATCCAAGTATGCTTCTCATGGCACGAATTACTTCAGAAGATACACAATTAC agtcACATTTAATACCTGCCGGAGCAATGATGCTCCTTAATATCTTTGGAGTCCACAGAGATTCTAATTTTTGGCTAAATCCAGAAATATTTGACCCAGATAGATTTTTACCTGAGAATATCCAAAATCGTCATCTTTATTCATATATACCATTTAGTGCTGGTCCGCGGAAATGCattg GTCAACGATTTGCTTTACTGATGATGAAGGCAATGATAGTCCCCCtgattcacaatttttatttggaGCCTGtcgattatttaaaagatgtacGAATGGGAATTAATCTAATATGTCGCCCTCTTAATTCACAccgtataaaatttattccaatAGCTACAAAATCTACATAa
- the LOC105193893 gene encoding cytochrome P450 4C1-like precursor (The RefSeq protein has 1 substitution compared to this genomic sequence) has product MFIALLLIIIVVYLMCHCYAQYGPNGRLINKIPGPPGYPIIGNLFNLLESREQFWETLSILNEQYYPIYKLRAFFNSLVFIRHPDDLEIILNNTKHISKSNLYDALRPWLGMGLLTSGGSKWHLRRKILTPTFHFNILQQFVEILIEEGESMTRSLKNAGGTITKDLVPFISEYTLNAICETAMGTSLQEMGSFQQQYRKAVHRMGELLVYRAMRPWLKYDWIFSLTSKGREQKKLLKILHGFTEKVIAKRKDYHKRTKGQYLKNLNKDVVPNETETIGIKKKRFAMLDLLIQASQEGLLTDFDIREEVDTFMFEGFDTTGMAMCFILSLLAEHKDIQDCVRKEIDAVMQENQGKLNMKSLQDLQYLERCIKEALRLYPSVYFISRITSEETELKTYLIPAGTLVILNFYITHRDSNFWPNPEVFDPDRFLPDNIRNRHPYSYLPFSAGPRNCIGQRFALLELKAMLVPLIYNFYLEPVDYLENQRFGIDMILRSLDPCRLKFVPIATEGI; this is encoded by the exons ATGTTTATtgcgttattattaattattattgttgtataTTTGATGTGTCATTGTTATGCGCAATATGGACCAAATGGAcgattaatcaataaaataccAGGACCACCAGGTTATCCAATTATTGGTAATTTATTCAACTTGCTGGAGTCTAgag AGCAATTCTGGGAGACTTTATCGATTTTAAATGAGCAGTATTATCCTATTTATAAATTGCGAGCCTTTTTCAATTCTTTGGTATTTATCCGTCATCCCGATGATTTGGag atAATTCTAAACAATACAAAACATATCAGCAAGAGTAATTTATATGACGCATTACATCCTTGGCTTGGCATGGGTCTTCTTACCAGTGGAG gcTCTAAATGGCATTTACGGCGAAAGATACTAACTCCCACAttccattttaatatattacagcaATTTGTTGAGATTTTAATCGAGGAGGGCGAGAGCATGACCAGATCTTTGAAAAATGCAGGCGGCACTATTACAAAAGATTTAGTACCATTTATTAGTGAATATACACTAAATGCAATATGTG aaactgcCATGGGAACTTCTCTGCAAGAAATGGGTTCATTTCAACAGCAGTATCGAAAAGCGGTTCATCGGATGGGTGAACTTCTAGTTTATAG AGCAATGAGACCGTGGTTGAAATATGACTGGATATTTTCATTAACATCAAAAGGTAGAGAGCAAAAAAAGCTCCTGAAAATATTGCACGGATTTACTGAGAAG GTTATAGCAAAAAGGAAAGATTATCATAAACGCACCAAGggacaatacttaaaaaatcttAACAAAGATGTAGTGCCAAATGAAACAGAAACTATTGGAA ttaaaaaaaaacgatttgcTATGTTGGACCTCTTAATACAAGCATCTCAAGAAGGTCTTTTAACTGATTTTGATATTAGAGAGGAAGTCGACACTTTCATGTTCGAG GGTTTTGATACCACAGGGATGGCTATGtgctttattttatcattgcttGCTGAACACAAAGATATTCAG GATTGTGTCAGAAAAGAAATTGATGCTGTTATGCAAGAGAATCAAGGGAAACTGAATATGAAATCGCTGCAAGATCTGCAGTATTTAGAGAGATGTATAAAAGAAGCGTTGCGTTTATATCCTAGTGTTTACTTCATATCACGGATTACTTCAGAAGAAACAGAATTAA aaacatATTTGATACCTGCCGGAACATTGGtgattcttaatttttacataaccCACAGAGATTCTAATTTTTGGCCAAATCCAGAAGTATTTGATCCAGATAGATTTTTACCTGATAATATTCGAAATCGTCATCCTTATTCGTACTTGCCATTCAGTGCTGGACCACGTAATTGCATcg GTCAACGATTTGCTTTACTGGAGTTGAAAGCAATGTTAGTCCCTTTGatttacaacttttatttggAGCCAGTTGATTATTTAGAGAACCAACGATTTGGAATTGATATGATACTTCGTTCTCTTGATCCATGTCGTCTGAAATTTGTTCCAATTGCCACAGAAGGCATATAA